In Chryseobacterium lactis, a single genomic region encodes these proteins:
- a CDS encoding outer membrane beta-barrel protein has protein sequence MNNEWLNNLRSRMEDHEEDVPDGLWDDIRDDLFSENDENMIITDISSEAKAVEKPKGDVRRNEVSRSLIYRIGGIAAAIALLFLMLKTDWSNDNTNQKLSQKKTDLKKESREHPRLKNAEEIGNSIGLENANSGISVAENILNAIVPEKIIKHRSLKNSLEQGIHQIANIQEIKTADVAQKGVQENKTPESLPLAQEKINDEPAKTSENEILFTPEKTSEKYAENTRHKDVKSRKGKTWMLSMLAGNASSNAAEQQFPGYASITGKPMNIQEVWTATTYDDNPLTEILLANQSQPVEARIRHKVPVTFGLSLYYNLGKKWGIGTGLNYTKLASELHSGSNANYIKSDQSVHYIGIPVQVNYNVIQKGRFTGYVTGGALVEKPVAGSITTTYVVNDEVKETSKENLEHKPLQFSVSTAVGFQLKVIDKLGIYAEPGVGYHFKDENAPNTIYKEKPLHFNVKFGLRLLLD, from the coding sequence ATGAATAATGAATGGTTAAATAACCTGCGTAGCAGAATGGAAGACCATGAAGAAGATGTTCCTGATGGGTTGTGGGATGATATCAGAGATGACCTGTTCTCCGAAAATGACGAGAATATGATCATAACCGATATCTCTTCTGAGGCTAAAGCTGTTGAAAAGCCAAAAGGAGACGTTAGGAGAAATGAAGTGAGCAGATCTTTGATTTATCGCATCGGAGGTATTGCTGCAGCGATTGCGTTGCTTTTTTTGATGTTAAAAACAGACTGGTCAAATGATAATACCAATCAGAAACTTTCTCAGAAAAAGACTGATTTGAAAAAAGAATCCAGAGAGCATCCAAGGTTAAAAAATGCAGAAGAGATCGGTAATTCAATAGGACTAGAAAACGCGAATTCTGGTATTTCTGTGGCAGAAAATATATTGAATGCTATTGTTCCCGAGAAAATTATTAAACATAGAAGTCTTAAAAATTCTTTGGAACAAGGGATACATCAAATCGCTAATATTCAGGAAATAAAGACTGCTGATGTTGCTCAAAAAGGAGTACAGGAAAATAAAACTCCCGAAAGCTTACCTCTGGCTCAAGAAAAAATTAATGATGAACCGGCGAAGACATCAGAAAATGAAATACTCTTTACACCTGAAAAGACAAGCGAAAAATATGCAGAAAATACACGGCATAAAGATGTGAAATCGCGGAAGGGAAAAACATGGATGCTGAGCATGCTTGCGGGAAATGCTTCATCCAATGCTGCAGAACAGCAATTCCCCGGATACGCTTCCATTACCGGAAAGCCTATGAATATTCAGGAAGTTTGGACTGCTACGACCTACGATGATAATCCGTTGACCGAAATACTGCTGGCCAATCAAAGCCAGCCTGTAGAAGCAAGGATAAGACATAAAGTGCCGGTTACATTTGGGCTGTCACTTTACTATAATCTGGGGAAGAAATGGGGAATAGGAACAGGATTGAATTATACAAAACTGGCCTCTGAACTTCACTCGGGAAGCAATGCCAACTATATAAAAAGCGACCAGTCTGTTCATTACATCGGAATTCCGGTTCAGGTAAATTATAATGTTATTCAGAAAGGACGATTTACAGGATATGTAACGGGTGGAGCATTGGTAGAAAAGCCTGTAGCAGGAAGTATTACAACTACTTATGTTGTAAATGATGAGGTGAAAGAAACGTCGAAGGAGAATTTAGAGCATAAACCATTACAGTTTTCTGTTAGCACTGCAGTTGGGTTTCAATTAAAGGTGATTGACAAGTTGGGAATTTATGCGGAACCCGGAGTCGGATATCACTTTAAAGATGAAAATGCTCCCAATACCATTTATAAAGAAAAACCTTTACACTTCAATGTCAAGTTCGGGCTCAGGCTGCTGCTTGATTGA
- a CDS encoding DUF4840 domain-containing protein has protein sequence MKKFTVPRFLIAALIVMTGLVLSSCLNDDRQEIPPVKLEDVKGSYKGKLIIVQGNIKKEKIQDFKVKKDTISFAEFPVEEIVKNVVKDPVKAEAALKTMGKIPYDLKYTASVNTANNVVELVFAPKTLELKIPVDGAIKNTSVVLAAKQKGFFVGMDQSLRYALVADKITVDGTALAPYEAINYNFPFCIKTN, from the coding sequence ATGAAAAAATTTACAGTACCCCGTTTTTTAATAGCTGCTTTAATCGTAATGACAGGCCTTGTTTTATCCTCATGTCTTAATGATGACAGACAGGAAATACCACCGGTAAAACTGGAAGATGTGAAAGGAAGTTATAAAGGAAAACTTATTATCGTACAGGGAAATATTAAAAAAGAAAAAATACAGGATTTTAAAGTTAAAAAAGATACCATCTCATTTGCCGAATTTCCTGTTGAAGAGATAGTAAAAAATGTTGTGAAAGATCCTGTAAAAGCGGAAGCGGCATTAAAAACAATGGGAAAAATACCTTATGATCTTAAATATACGGCTTCGGTTAATACAGCCAATAATGTAGTAGAACTGGTTTTTGCACCAAAAACTTTGGAGCTTAAGATTCCTGTGGACGGAGCAATTAAAAATACAAGTGTGGTATTGGCTGCCAAGCAAAAAGGCTTTTTCGTAGGAATGGATCAATCACTAAGATACGCTTTAGTCGCGGATAAGATCACAGTCGATGGGACGGCACTAGCTCCTTATGAAGCGATCAATTATAATTTTCCGTTTTGTATAAAAACTAACTAG
- a CDS encoding YifB family Mg chelatase-like AAA ATPase: protein MLIKIYGSAIHGVSAQTITIEVNIDTGGVGYHLVGLPDNAIKESSYRISAALKNVGYKIPGKKITINMAPADLRKEGSAYDLSIAIGILAASDQILAEEIQNYIIMGELSLDGSLQPIKGVLPIAIQAREEGFKGIILPIQNAREAAIVNDLDVYGVENIKEVIDFFNEGKPIEKVILDTKKEFSERINNFPFDFSEVKGQETAKRAMEVAAAGGHNIILIGPPGSGKTMLAKRVPSILPPLTLKEALETTKIHSVAGKIGTEASLMTVRPFRSPHHTISDVALVGGGSYPQPGEISLAHNGVLFLDEMPEFKRTVLEVMRQPLEDREVTISRARFTVNYPASFMLVASMNPSPSGFFPDDPSNTSSVYEMQRYMNKLSGPLLDRIDIHIEVQKVEFEQLSEKRKGEQSKDIRERVLKARDIQNERYKNLNISSNAQIGPREIEAFCELDEISFGLIKLAMEKLNLSARAYDRILKVARTIADLEESEKILSHHISEAIQYRSLDREFWNA from the coding sequence ATGCTGATTAAAATTTATGGTAGTGCCATTCATGGAGTTTCTGCACAGACGATAACAATTGAGGTTAATATAGATACCGGCGGAGTAGGGTATCATTTGGTTGGTCTTCCCGATAATGCCATTAAAGAGAGCAGCTACAGAATTTCTGCGGCATTGAAAAATGTGGGCTATAAAATTCCGGGGAAAAAAATTACGATTAATATGGCGCCTGCGGATCTCAGAAAAGAAGGTTCTGCCTATGATCTCAGCATTGCGATTGGTATTCTGGCCGCTTCAGATCAGATACTGGCTGAGGAGATTCAAAACTATATCATTATGGGAGAATTGTCCTTAGATGGGAGTCTTCAGCCTATCAAAGGAGTGCTTCCCATTGCCATACAAGCCCGTGAAGAAGGTTTTAAAGGAATTATTCTTCCCATTCAAAATGCCCGTGAGGCAGCTATTGTAAATGATCTGGATGTATATGGTGTGGAAAATATCAAAGAAGTTATCGATTTTTTCAACGAAGGAAAGCCTATTGAAAAAGTGATATTGGATACGAAGAAAGAATTCAGTGAAAGAATCAATAATTTTCCATTTGATTTTTCTGAAGTGAAGGGCCAGGAAACAGCTAAAAGAGCCATGGAAGTTGCAGCGGCTGGAGGACATAATATTATTCTCATAGGACCTCCCGGCAGCGGAAAAACAATGCTTGCCAAAAGAGTTCCCAGTATTTTGCCCCCGCTAACTTTGAAAGAAGCGTTGGAAACCACTAAAATACATTCTGTTGCCGGAAAAATAGGAACAGAAGCTTCCTTAATGACCGTTCGTCCTTTCAGATCTCCTCATCACACGATTTCCGATGTAGCACTTGTCGGTGGTGGAAGTTACCCTCAACCGGGAGAAATCTCTCTTGCTCATAACGGAGTTTTGTTTCTGGATGAAATGCCGGAATTCAAAAGAACCGTTCTTGAAGTGATGCGGCAACCATTGGAAGACCGTGAAGTAACCATTTCAAGAGCCAGATTTACGGTTAATTATCCGGCGAGTTTTATGCTGGTAGCTTCTATGAATCCCAGTCCAAGCGGATTTTTCCCCGACGACCCCAGCAATACCTCATCTGTTTACGAAATGCAGCGATATATGAACAAACTATCAGGTCCTTTGCTGGATCGGATTGACATCCATATTGAAGTTCAGAAGGTAGAATTTGAGCAGCTCTCCGAAAAAAGAAAGGGAGAACAAAGTAAAGACATCAGAGAGCGTGTTCTGAAGGCCAGAGATATTCAGAATGAACGATATAAAAATTTAAATATCAGCAGTAACGCCCAAATTGGTCCCAGAGAAATTGAAGCCTTTTGTGAGTTGGATGAAATTTCTTTCGGACTTATTAAACTGGCAATGGAAAAGCTTAACCTTTCTGCCAGAGCTTACGACCGTATCCTCAAAGTGGCCAGAACAATAGCTGATCTTGAAGAATCTGAAAAAATTCTTTCGCATCACATTTCCGAAGCCATTCAATACAGAAGTCTGGATCGGGAATTTTGGAATGCTTAG
- a CDS encoding efflux RND transporter permease subunit: MLKKIIDRPVLATVISLIIVILGIIGLNQLAVTRFPDISPPTITVSGSYPGGNSETVIRSVVTPLEEQINGVEDMEYMKSTASNDGTFSISIIFKQGVNADQAAVNVQNRVQQATPILPQEVVRMGLTTSKQQNSMVLIFNIYTEDNKQYDETFLQNYANINLIPQVKRIKGVGQAMVFGIKDYSMRIWLNPQKMSSYGLEPADVSNAIADHSLESAPGKLGEESDAALQYVIRYKGKKNKPEQYENIVVKNTGTQVIRLKDVARIEFGAISNTGDNLSNGKNAVTVAIMQTTGSNANQIEIGVNKAIDQLSKSFPPGIKYTKVMSTKERLDEATGQVKSTLIEAFILVFIVVFVFLQDFRSTIIPAIAVPVAIIGTFFFLLVLGFTINVLTLFALVLAIGIVVDDAIVVVEAVHSNMEGTNLSGRDATHKAMSEITGAVISITLVMSAVFIPIGFMSGSAGLFYKQFAYTLAIAIIISAANALTLTPALCAVFLKNHHAEEGGKPKGFGQRFSVAFNAGFNNMTDRYAKGVRFLIGRKWIAGGMVAAIIGVAGWLMFTTPKSFVPMEDDGFFMYTLSMPPGTALTKTTEVSNKINAILKDIDAVKENTSITGYNLLSNSAGPAYAMGFVKLKPKKERGKVQDIQEIVDMANGKLAAIKEGSVMTFRMPPVEGYGMTNDAEIVLQDRMGRDPQVLKAKADEVIGQLMQIPEVAFAYTMFRADYPQLELEVNEDKAKQLGVSISSLLGSVQTYFSGDQSQNFSRFGKFYRVNIKADGVFRMDEQAFNDIFVKNDKGDMVPANTLITLKKVYGPEYVQRYNLYNSLNINVSPKPGISNGALMDKMEKTLSKLPSDYSYEWTGLSLEEKSAGNQTVVILGLCLLFVYLLLAAQYESYILPLAVMLSIPTGIVGAFLGIKAIGLDNNIYVQVGLIMLIGLLAKNAILIVEFAVQRRKAGLSILDSALEGAKARLRPIIMTSLAFIVGMIPLMISTGGMASGNKSMSVSAAIGMLSGVVLGVFVIPVLYMFFQYLDEKVSSKKKYNTITNQLTNENI; the protein is encoded by the coding sequence ATGTTAAAAAAGATAATAGATCGTCCGGTACTGGCGACGGTGATATCCCTTATTATTGTCATTTTAGGGATAATTGGATTAAACCAGCTGGCCGTGACCAGATTCCCGGATATTTCGCCGCCTACCATCACTGTTTCCGGTTCCTATCCGGGTGGAAACAGTGAAACCGTAATCCGTTCCGTGGTAACGCCTCTGGAAGAGCAGATCAACGGGGTAGAAGATATGGAGTATATGAAATCTACCGCAAGTAATGATGGTACATTCTCCATTTCTATCATATTTAAACAAGGAGTAAATGCCGATCAGGCCGCTGTAAATGTACAAAACAGAGTACAACAGGCAACTCCGATACTTCCTCAGGAAGTGGTTAGAATGGGGTTGACAACCTCCAAACAGCAAAACAGTATGGTGTTGATTTTCAACATTTATACGGAAGATAATAAGCAGTATGATGAAACTTTTCTGCAGAACTATGCCAATATCAACCTTATCCCGCAGGTAAAAAGGATAAAAGGAGTAGGACAGGCGATGGTTTTCGGGATTAAAGACTACTCCATGAGAATCTGGCTAAATCCTCAGAAAATGTCTTCCTATGGACTTGAGCCTGCAGATGTATCGAATGCTATTGCCGATCACAGTTTAGAATCTGCTCCGGGTAAGCTTGGAGAAGAATCGGATGCCGCTCTCCAATATGTGATTCGATATAAAGGAAAGAAGAACAAGCCGGAACAATACGAGAATATTGTTGTTAAAAATACGGGGACTCAGGTAATCAGGCTTAAAGATGTAGCCCGTATAGAATTTGGAGCTATTTCGAATACCGGAGATAACCTTTCCAATGGTAAAAATGCAGTTACCGTTGCCATTATGCAGACGACAGGATCAAATGCAAACCAGATTGAAATAGGAGTGAATAAGGCCATCGACCAACTGTCAAAATCTTTCCCTCCCGGTATAAAATATACCAAGGTAATGAGTACCAAAGAAAGATTGGATGAAGCAACAGGACAGGTGAAATCTACTTTGATTGAAGCTTTTATCCTTGTATTTATTGTCGTATTTGTTTTCTTACAGGATTTCAGGTCGACGATTATTCCGGCGATTGCGGTTCCGGTAGCTATTATTGGTACATTCTTCTTCCTTTTGGTATTAGGATTTACCATCAATGTACTGACGCTTTTCGCCCTTGTACTGGCCATTGGTATTGTCGTCGATGATGCAATTGTTGTAGTGGAAGCTGTCCACAGTAATATGGAAGGAACTAATCTTTCCGGAAGAGATGCTACACATAAAGCGATGAGTGAGATTACGGGAGCCGTTATTTCCATTACGTTGGTGATGTCAGCAGTATTTATTCCGATTGGGTTTATGTCGGGTTCTGCAGGGCTGTTCTATAAACAATTTGCCTATACACTGGCTATTGCTATTATTATTTCAGCCGCCAATGCATTAACACTGACTCCGGCCTTGTGTGCTGTGTTCCTGAAAAATCACCATGCAGAAGAAGGAGGTAAGCCAAAAGGATTCGGGCAAAGATTTTCTGTGGCCTTTAATGCCGGGTTCAATAATATGACCGATCGTTATGCAAAAGGAGTAAGGTTTCTGATAGGTCGTAAGTGGATTGCAGGAGGTATGGTAGCTGCTATTATTGGAGTAGCAGGATGGCTGATGTTCACTACACCGAAAAGTTTCGTTCCAATGGAAGATGATGGATTCTTCATGTATACGCTAAGTATGCCACCAGGAACTGCACTGACAAAAACCACCGAAGTTTCCAATAAGATTAATGCAATTTTAAAAGATATTGATGCTGTTAAGGAAAATACTTCCATTACAGGATATAACTTATTAAGTAACAGTGCCGGCCCGGCTTACGCAATGGGATTTGTTAAACTGAAGCCTAAAAAAGAAAGAGGTAAAGTTCAGGACATCCAGGAAATTGTAGATATGGCTAACGGAAAACTGGCTGCCATCAAAGAAGGTAGTGTGATGACGTTCAGAATGCCACCGGTAGAAGGGTATGGAATGACGAATGATGCAGAAATCGTACTACAGGACCGTATGGGAAGAGATCCGCAGGTTCTTAAAGCGAAGGCAGATGAGGTGATCGGGCAACTGATGCAGATTCCTGAAGTAGCATTTGCTTATACCATGTTCCGGGCAGATTACCCTCAGCTCGAACTGGAAGTGAATGAAGATAAAGCTAAGCAGTTAGGAGTAAGTATTTCTAGCCTGTTGGGATCTGTGCAGACCTATTTCTCAGGAGACCAATCTCAGAATTTTTCAAGATTTGGGAAATTCTATAGAGTGAATATCAAAGCTGACGGAGTTTTCAGAATGGATGAACAGGCCTTCAATGATATTTTTGTCAAGAATGATAAAGGTGATATGGTGCCGGCTAATACATTGATTACTTTGAAAAAAGTCTATGGACCGGAATACGTTCAACGTTACAATCTTTATAACTCACTGAACATTAACGTGTCTCCGAAGCCGGGCATCAGTAACGGAGCTTTGATGGATAAAATGGAAAAAACGTTAAGCAAACTGCCTTCCGATTATAGTTATGAATGGACAGGGCTTAGCTTGGAAGAAAAATCAGCAGGAAATCAAACCGTTGTTATCCTTGGATTGTGTTTGCTTTTCGTATATCTGCTTCTTGCAGCTCAATATGAAAGCTATATTCTTCCATTGGCAGTAATGCTTTCCATTCCGACAGGTATTGTGGGTGCATTCTTAGGAATAAAAGCAATCGGATTAGACAATAACATTTACGTACAGGTCGGTTTGATCATGCTTATCGGTTTGTTAGCGAAAAATGCAATCCTTATTGTTGAGTTTGCGGTGCAGAGGAGAAAAGCCGGCTTGTCTATCTTAGACTCTGCATTGGAAGGAGCAAAGGCACGACTACGTCCTATTATCATGACTTCACTGGCATTTATCGTGGGGATGATTCCATTGATGATTTCCACGGGGGGAATGGCTTCAGGAAACAAATCAATGAGTGTAAGTGCAGCGATAGGAATGTTAAGCGGAGTTGTTTTAGGAGTATTTGTAATTCCTGTACTTTATATGTTTTTCCAGTATCTGGACGAGAAAGTTTCATCCAAGAAGAAGTATAATACCATCACAAATCAATTGACAAATGAAAATATTTAA
- a CDS encoding T9SS type A sorting domain-containing protein — translation MKTKLIFFAFLVFSIMNIKAQCNPTITSPRLGLKYPDKILFCETEDEILSTQIFGTYQWYKQAWTWQTPNNNPWEIIPGATSQQLTISGNDQLYYFKVAVTQGDCTAESPAIMADGFVYALPAMMTTLTPGTYEDLGGGEINVCEGASVKFDDAFPIVYGVHTWYQCFPGNIPPVAGDPCIISGVTGDSYTATTSGEYGFYACTEYCPDQCKFLGTNSFVKLNFGSWGFCENMGTGETKTRDNNLKVYPNPTAQFLYIGKESDKAYKEISIIDMTGKLVLQKRDHQYKQAIDVSHLVPGNYIIISKSSDGKNEYKNKFIKK, via the coding sequence ATGAAAACAAAACTAATTTTTTTCGCTTTTTTAGTATTCAGCATAATGAATATTAAAGCACAATGTAATCCCACAATTACCAGCCCACGACTTGGACTAAAATATCCGGATAAGATTTTGTTCTGTGAAACAGAAGATGAAATACTTTCTACACAGATATTTGGCACCTATCAGTGGTACAAACAGGCATGGACATGGCAAACGCCCAATAATAATCCTTGGGAAATTATTCCGGGAGCCACCTCACAACAGTTAACCATTAGTGGGAATGATCAATTGTATTATTTTAAAGTAGCAGTAACTCAGGGCGACTGTACAGCCGAGAGTCCTGCGATCATGGCCGATGGCTTTGTGTATGCACTTCCTGCTATGATGACGACCCTTACACCAGGAACATACGAAGACCTGGGAGGGGGAGAAATAAATGTTTGCGAAGGAGCTTCCGTAAAATTTGATGATGCTTTTCCCATTGTTTACGGAGTACACACATGGTATCAGTGCTTTCCAGGTAATATTCCTCCTGTGGCAGGAGATCCATGTATCATCAGTGGCGTTACGGGAGATTCTTATACCGCTACGACTTCCGGGGAATATGGATTTTACGCTTGTACAGAATATTGCCCTGATCAGTGCAAATTCCTGGGAACAAACTCATTCGTAAAACTCAATTTCGGAAGCTGGGGATTTTGTGAAAATATGGGGACAGGAGAAACAAAAACAAGAGATAACAACCTGAAAGTATATCCGAATCCTACCGCCCAATTTTTATACATCGGAAAAGAATCCGATAAAGCATACAAAGAGATTTCTATTATCGATATGACCGGAAAACTGGTTCTGCAAAAAAGAGATCATCAATACAAACAAGCTATTGATGTTTCTCATCTGGTTCCGGGGAATTATATCATTATTTCAAAAAGCTCTGACGGGAAAAATGAGTACAAAAATAAATTTATAAAAAAATAA
- a CDS encoding efflux transporter outer membrane subunit, with protein sequence MKIFKIKNFLISGAMASLLVSCTVGKPYARTDLQVPGNFKESVQVTGDTVVLPWKTFFKDPKLIGLIDKALTRNTEVNVALKNIEQLDLIYKQAKLSLMPTLDFSAGATRSWASQNSLNGSLNEQFLGTKYLDDFNATLRLSWEVDIWGKAKMQKESAAAEYFAQKENLNAIKSRIIVQVAQAYYNLISLDEQLNIAEQNIELSNNTLKMMNLQFTAGQINSLAVQQSEAQKKTAELLIPLAKQNISIQENALSILCGEYPSKIEREGSLKAMIPENKLTEGLPAQLLSRRPDLKVAEFNVISLNSKTGLAKAAMYPSISLSPQIGVNSNKFNSWFDIPGSITKAIAANLAAPIFQKKQLKTAYETALIEQEKAAINFKQSVMIAVGEVSDAMAKSKGSSERLELLEQRTAILDKGINDALKLYKSGMATYLEVITAQNNKLQNDLEANNVTLERLNAEVDLYRALGGGVQ encoded by the coding sequence ATGAAAATATTTAAGATAAAGAATTTCCTTATTTCAGGCGCAATGGCATCGTTACTGGTGTCTTGTACCGTGGGAAAACCTTATGCGAGAACAGATCTTCAGGTGCCTGGCAATTTCAAAGAATCGGTACAGGTGACAGGAGATACGGTGGTGCTTCCATGGAAGACTTTCTTTAAAGATCCTAAGCTCATCGGATTAATAGATAAAGCACTTACCAGAAATACAGAAGTAAATGTAGCGCTGAAAAATATAGAACAGCTTGATCTGATTTATAAGCAGGCAAAACTGTCTCTTATGCCTACTCTTGATTTCAGTGCAGGAGCTACCAGAAGCTGGGCATCCCAGAACAGCCTTAACGGTTCCTTGAATGAGCAGTTTTTGGGAACAAAATATCTGGACGACTTTAATGCTACTCTTCGACTTTCATGGGAAGTGGATATTTGGGGAAAAGCAAAAATGCAGAAAGAATCTGCCGCCGCTGAATATTTTGCTCAAAAGGAAAATCTGAATGCTATTAAAAGCCGGATTATTGTACAGGTAGCACAAGCTTATTATAACCTGATAAGTCTGGATGAGCAGCTTAACATTGCAGAACAAAATATTGAATTGAGTAATAATACACTTAAAATGATGAACCTGCAATTTACAGCAGGACAAATCAATTCATTGGCAGTTCAGCAGTCCGAGGCACAAAAGAAAACAGCAGAATTGTTGATTCCGCTTGCCAAACAGAATATTTCCATTCAGGAAAATGCATTGAGCATCCTTTGTGGAGAATATCCTTCCAAAATTGAAAGAGAAGGTAGCCTGAAAGCAATGATACCTGAAAATAAGTTAACAGAAGGACTTCCTGCACAGCTATTGAGCAGAAGACCGGATTTAAAAGTGGCCGAATTTAATGTGATCAGCCTGAACTCAAAAACAGGATTGGCAAAGGCCGCCATGTATCCCAGTATCAGCCTGAGTCCGCAAATTGGAGTGAATTCCAACAAATTCAATTCATGGTTTGATATTCCGGGATCCATTACCAAAGCGATTGCGGCAAACCTTGCAGCTCCGATTTTCCAGAAAAAGCAACTTAAGACTGCCTATGAAACAGCCTTGATTGAACAGGAAAAAGCGGCGATCAATTTTAAACAATCCGTAATGATTGCTGTTGGTGAAGTTTCTGATGCGATGGCGAAATCCAAAGGCTCCTCTGAGCGATTAGAACTCTTGGAACAGAGAACGGCGATTTTAGATAAAGGAATTAATGATGCACTAAAATTATATAAAAGTGGTATGGCTACTTATCTGGAGGTCATTACAGCACAGAATAATAAACTTCAGAATGATCTTGAGGCCAATAATGTGACCCTCGAAAGATTAAATGCTGAGGTCGATCTGTACCGGGCTCTGGGCGGAGGAGTACAATAA
- a CDS encoding RNA polymerase sigma factor, which produces MEESKEQILVKHLLQKEEAAWKELFGAYSGNLVYVCSRYVAEKEDTHDILQNSFIKMFRSIESFEYRGAGSLRAWMTRITVNEALKHIRQKKDFTSNVEVHDLPDMPNEEEPDFEEIPKDDIMKMILSLPEGYRTVFNLFVFEERSHKEIAGLLGIAENSSASQFHRAKGLLVQKIKEFKTSKKAQYE; this is translated from the coding sequence ATGGAAGAAAGCAAAGAACAGATTTTGGTAAAGCACCTTTTGCAAAAGGAGGAAGCTGCCTGGAAAGAGCTTTTTGGAGCCTATTCCGGAAATCTGGTTTATGTCTGTTCCCGTTATGTTGCTGAAAAAGAGGATACCCATGATATTCTGCAGAATAGTTTTATCAAAATGTTCCGTTCCATAGAGTCATTTGAATATCGGGGAGCTGGGTCTTTAAGGGCCTGGATGACCAGGATTACAGTCAATGAAGCATTGAAACATATCAGACAGAAAAAGGATTTTACATCAAACGTAGAAGTTCATGATCTCCCGGATATGCCTAATGAGGAAGAACCTGATTTTGAAGAAATCCCGAAGGATGATATTATGAAAATGATACTATCGCTGCCGGAAGGATATAGAACGGTTTTTAATCTGTTTGTCTTTGAAGAAAGAAGTCACAAAGAAATTGCCGGGCTTTTGGGAATTGCCGAAAACTCTTCTGCATCACAATTTCATCGGGCAAAAGGACTGCTTGTTCAGAAAATAAAAGAATTTAAAACGTCAAAAAAAGCACAATATGAATAA